The following are encoded together in the Candidatus Glassbacteria bacterium genome:
- a CDS encoding competence/damage-inducible protein A: MDVMILSVGSEILKGRTVNTNAAYIAGKLYAAGFNVVQERTIADGERLIGRALEECFNTADIVIATGGLGPTRDDVTKPAACRFFNRKLVFDQKYYDRLERYFRRLGYDGVPKRSYGQAEVPEGAEVLPNSQGTAPGLMLGDGRRLLVLLPGVPREMSHLIDEEVLPRLVERYTSGTPFSAVVRTVGIGESTIAERIEEELAEEERELLNYYPHGGFVDIVVAAAGEVKPAHGEVVAKVAGHVRGVLADHVYATGEKDIREVIAEHLTAGNQTLAVAESCTGGLLAETLTNIPGASTWFAGGAVTYSNKSKETLLGVPGSLIEQHGAVSEQVAIAMARGAAEKFATQWAVAITGIAGPGGGTEDKPVGTVFIALETPVGQRCERCAFNGSRGQVRHRSTIKATELLWRALRRLSES, translated from the coding sequence ATGGATGTGATGATCCTCTCGGTGGGATCGGAAATACTCAAGGGCCGCACGGTCAATACCAACGCGGCCTATATCGCGGGAAAGCTCTACGCGGCCGGGTTCAACGTGGTGCAGGAACGGACGATCGCCGACGGGGAACGCCTGATCGGCCGGGCGCTGGAGGAATGTTTCAACACGGCGGATATCGTGATCGCCACCGGCGGACTGGGACCCACCCGCGACGATGTCACCAAGCCGGCGGCCTGCAGATTTTTCAACCGCAAGCTGGTATTCGACCAGAAGTATTACGACCGGCTGGAGCGCTATTTCAGGCGGCTGGGTTACGACGGGGTGCCGAAACGCAGCTACGGCCAGGCCGAGGTCCCCGAAGGCGCCGAGGTGCTGCCCAACAGCCAGGGCACGGCGCCGGGGCTGATGCTGGGTGACGGCAGGCGTCTGCTGGTTTTATTGCCCGGCGTGCCCCGCGAGATGAGTCACCTGATCGACGAGGAAGTGCTGCCCCGGCTGGTCGAGCGCTACACCTCCGGGACCCCGTTCTCCGCCGTGGTGCGCACTGTCGGGATCGGCGAAAGCACGATTGCCGAGCGGATCGAGGAGGAACTGGCCGAGGAGGAGCGCGAACTGCTCAACTACTACCCTCACGGCGGATTCGTGGACATTGTCGTGGCCGCGGCGGGCGAGGTTAAGCCGGCACACGGCGAGGTGGTCGCGAAAGTGGCCGGGCATGTCCGCGGAGTGCTGGCAGATCACGTCTACGCCACCGGGGAGAAAGATATCCGGGAGGTGATCGCCGAGCACCTGACAGCCGGGAACCAGACCCTGGCCGTGGCCGAAAGCTGCACCGGCGGCCTGCTGGCGGAGACTCTCACCAACATTCCCGGCGCCAGCACCTGGTTCGCCGGCGGTGCGGTTACCTACTCCAACAAATCGAAAGAGACCCTGCTGGGCGTGCCCGGTAGCCTGATCGAGCAGCACGGGGCGGTCAGCGAGCAGGTGGCCATCGCGATGGCCCGGGGCGCGGCGGAGAAGTTCGCCACTCAGTGGGCTGTCGCGATAACCGGAATAGCCGGGCCCGGCGGCGGAACCGAGGACAAGCCTGTGGGCACCGTGTTCATCGCGCTGGAGACCCCTGTCGGCCAACGCTGCGAACGCTGCGCGTTCAACGGCAGCCGCGGCCAAGTTCGCCACAGGAGTACAATCAAGGCCACTGAGTTGTTGTGGCGGGCTTTGAGGCGGTTATCTGAAAGCTGA
- a CDS encoding twin-arginine translocase TatA/TatE family subunit, with the protein MLPNLGYGEMILIGFLVLLLFGAKRLPEIGSSLGKSIKMFKKSIKDIQEDLPSADDLENDSPRPRPQNQSQSQQSNSYTQESPPQDSSPEHTKD; encoded by the coding sequence ATGCTGCCCAATTTAGGCTACGGCGAAATGATCCTGATCGGTTTCCTGGTCCTGCTGTTATTCGGCGCCAAGAGGCTGCCGGAAATCGGCTCATCGCTGGGTAAGAGTATCAAGATGTTCAAAAAAAGTATCAAGGATATTCAGGAAGACCTTCCCAGCGCCGACGATCTCGAAAACGACAGTCCCAGGCCCCGGCCGCAGAACCAGAGCCAGAGCCAGCAGAGCAACTCGTATACCCAGGAGTCGCCGCCCCAGGACAGTTCGCCGGAACATACCAAGGACTGA
- the ychF gene encoding redox-regulated ATPase YchF translates to MKIGLIGYPLSGKTAVFNTLTGLHARTDSFHSAGKQANVGLIKVPDVRIDELSAIYKRKKTTYAEINFADFAGISADSGSGGFDSQSLSLMRQLDALAFVVRAFEDETVPNPRGRPDPVADVTGIEEELQLADLIVVENRQQRLGKEARQGTKEYELLEKCRAALEDGRPLRDIGLGGEEARALTGFTFLSLKPRLILVNTGEDALDDDRGAGEKFDNTITFCASVEQQIAELQPDEQQEFLEAMEISEPARPKFIRAAYGLMELISFFTVGDDEVKAWTIKAGTPAVEAAGKVHTDIQRGFIRAEVAAYDDYIVDRDMVKLKERGKLRLEGKNYVVQDGDIINFRFNV, encoded by the coding sequence ATGAAAATTGGCCTGATCGGATACCCGCTGTCCGGCAAGACAGCCGTGTTCAACACGCTCACCGGCCTTCACGCCCGCACGGACAGTTTCCACTCGGCTGGCAAGCAGGCCAATGTCGGCCTGATCAAGGTGCCGGACGTGCGGATCGACGAGTTGAGCGCGATATACAAACGGAAAAAAACGACCTACGCCGAGATCAATTTCGCCGATTTCGCCGGGATCAGCGCCGACTCCGGCTCCGGCGGGTTCGACTCGCAGTCTTTGAGCCTGATGCGCCAGCTCGATGCGCTCGCGTTCGTGGTGCGGGCGTTCGAGGACGAAACCGTCCCGAATCCCCGCGGGCGGCCAGACCCCGTGGCCGACGTCACCGGGATCGAGGAGGAACTTCAGCTGGCCGACCTGATCGTGGTCGAAAACCGTCAGCAGCGCCTGGGCAAGGAAGCCAGGCAGGGCACGAAGGAATACGAGCTGCTGGAAAAATGCCGCGCCGCGCTGGAGGACGGCCGGCCACTGCGGGATATCGGCCTCGGCGGCGAGGAGGCCAGGGCGCTGACCGGGTTCACCTTCCTCTCGCTCAAGCCGCGGCTGATCCTGGTCAACACGGGCGAGGACGCGCTGGACGACGACCGCGGGGCGGGCGAAAAGTTCGACAACACGATCACTTTCTGCGCGAGTGTCGAGCAGCAGATAGCGGAACTTCAACCCGATGAGCAGCAGGAGTTCCTGGAGGCGATGGAGATATCCGAGCCAGCCCGTCCCAAGTTCATCCGCGCGGCATACGGGCTGATGGAGCTGATCAGTTTCTTCACGGTGGGCGACGACGAGGTGAAAGCCTGGACGATCAAGGCCGGCACACCGGCCGTGGAGGCCGCGGGCAAGGTCCACACCGATATCCAGCGCGGGTTCATCCGCGCCGAGGTGGCCGCCTACGACGACTATATCGTGGACAGGGACATGGTCAAGCTCAAGGAGCGCGGAAAATTGCGACTCGAGGGCAAGAATTACGTTGTACAGGACGGAGACATCATCAATTTCCGGTTCAACGTCTGA
- a CDS encoding IS4 family transposase, which produces MARSTLADANCKRSADIYKDVFYEFLRKCQSLAPGHKFRFKNPLYSMDSTLVKLCLSAFPWASYRKRKGAMKIHTLLDQNGCLPSFITLTDGRCHDVKVVKDQRYGFPKLLPDSIITVDRGYYDFNWFYSLELDRVSFITRAKQNLKYEVTGQQEVPKNKGVISDQTIRLTGYYQQQYYPEKLRLITFYDSNKKKELVFITNNFKLAASTIAELYKHRWQIELFFKWIKQNLKIKTFLGTSENAVMTQIWAAMIYYLLLAFIKFQTRYAYSMHELTRVIGETLMEHVDIIEVLRMKFDKLKILKPNQPQIALSLKF; this is translated from the coding sequence GTGGCCCGCAGCACACTGGCGGATGCCAACTGCAAGCGCAGTGCGGATATTTATAAGGATGTGTTTTACGAATTTCTGCGCAAATGTCAAAGCCTGGCTCCGGGCCATAAGTTCAGGTTCAAGAATCCGCTTTATTCAATGGATTCCACGCTGGTCAAGCTTTGTTTGTCGGCCTTTCCCTGGGCCAGTTACCGCAAGCGCAAAGGGGCCATGAAAATTCATACTCTGCTTGATCAAAACGGCTGTCTGCCTTCATTTATCACGCTCACAGATGGCAGATGCCATGACGTAAAAGTTGTTAAGGATCAAAGATATGGTTTTCCAAAGCTGCTACCGGACAGCATAATCACAGTGGACCGGGGATATTACGACTTCAACTGGTTCTACTCTCTCGAGTTAGACAGGGTATCCTTTATCACCAGGGCGAAACAGAACCTTAAATACGAAGTTACCGGACAGCAGGAAGTGCCTAAAAACAAAGGCGTAATCTCTGACCAGACTATACGCCTAACAGGCTACTATCAACAACAATACTATCCTGAAAAACTGAGGCTGATCACTTTCTACGACAGCAACAAGAAAAAAGAACTGGTCTTTATCACCAACAACTTCAAGCTGGCGGCTTCTACCATCGCAGAACTCTATAAACACCGCTGGCAGATAGAGTTATTCTTCAAATGGATCAAGCAAAACTTGAAAATCAAAACTTTCCTTGGAACCAGCGAAAATGCAGTGATGACTCAAATCTGGGCCGCGATGATTTATTATCTGCTGCTGGCCTTTATCAAGTTCCAGACCAGATATGCCTATTCCATGCACGAGCTGACACGTGTTATCGGAGAAACATTGATGGAACACGTTGATATCATTGAAGTTCTAAGAATGAAATTCGATAAACTTAAAATCCTAAAACCTAATCAACCTCAAATAGCTCTGTCCCTTAAATTTTAA
- a CDS encoding DUF4372 domain-containing protein, whose protein sequence is MRRNTVFGQLMQLLSGHGFKQSVERYTGDRYTKSFSCWQQLIVLLYSQARGLQSLRDITISLGSQRRKWYHLGL, encoded by the coding sequence ATGAGAAGGAATACAGTATTTGGTCAGCTTATGCAACTTCTTTCTGGTCATGGTTTCAAGCAGAGTGTTGAGCGTTACACAGGCGACAGATACACCAAGAGTTTTAGCTGCTGGCAACAGCTTATAGTATTGCTTTACTCTCAGGCCAGGGGTTTGCAAAGCTTGCGGGATATAACGATCAGCCTGGGGAGCCAGCGCCGGAAGTGGTACCACCTTGGCCTGTAG
- a CDS encoding ROK family protein, giving the protein MGHQTSNKLLGAVDLGGTTISSALFSAAGDILDSRTETPTPVKLAPAELVERIADNFLATVEGNGCRIGSVSGLGIGVPSTIQYKKGLLDESPNLPTVKDYPLARKLAGRLGLPVTMEKDANCFLLGEMRHGAAVGCADCCGITLGTGLGLGVAIDGRLLRGSNDCAGEIWTAPYRDGILEDRVSGTALAEQYFRAGGNKLTGAEIHTRAADGEALAREIFAQMGEALGFGLAYLVNVLNPEIVVVGGSVARAWDFFAGPMHKTVDKYKVKRNTTKIVTSKLGNLSCLYGAIALPYLRVLED; this is encoded by the coding sequence ATGGGACATCAGACATCGAACAAGCTGCTCGGTGCTGTCGATCTGGGCGGTACAACAATAAGTTCCGCCCTTTTCTCCGCAGCCGGCGATATTCTCGATTCACGAACTGAAACTCCCACGCCGGTTAAGCTCGCTCCGGCAGAGCTGGTCGAGAGGATCGCGGACAATTTTCTGGCTACGGTCGAGGGCAACGGATGCAGGATCGGGAGCGTTTCCGGCCTTGGGATCGGAGTGCCGTCGACAATCCAGTACAAAAAGGGGTTGCTCGACGAATCGCCTAACCTGCCCACTGTGAAAGATTATCCTCTCGCCAGGAAGCTGGCCGGGCGTCTCGGCTTACCTGTTACCATGGAAAAGGACGCCAATTGTTTCCTGCTCGGCGAGATGCGCCATGGCGCGGCCGTGGGTTGCGCTGATTGCTGCGGGATCACACTGGGCACCGGCCTCGGCCTGGGCGTGGCAATCGACGGCCGTTTATTGCGTGGTTCAAATGACTGCGCCGGCGAAATCTGGACCGCGCCCTATCGGGACGGGATCCTCGAAGACCGGGTCTCCGGCACCGCATTGGCCGAGCAGTATTTTCGCGCGGGCGGAAATAAACTGACGGGCGCGGAGATCCACACCAGGGCCGCAGACGGTGAAGCTCTGGCCCGCGAGATTTTTGCGCAGATGGGAGAGGCGCTGGGTTTCGGCCTGGCCTATCTGGTGAACGTATTGAACCCGGAAATCGTTGTTGTCGGCGGCTCCGTGGCGCGGGCCTGGGATTTTTTCGCCGGACCCATGCACAAGACAGTCGACAAATACAAAGTAAAAAGAAATACCACAAAAATTGTTACTTCCAAGCTGGGTAATTTGTCTTGCTTGTATGGGGCGATAGCTCTACCATATCTGCGGGTGCTGGAGGACTGA
- a CDS encoding DUF1080 domain-containing protein: MMRPLRSVVAVVCAFVIAAAAACGQSQSPEKEQEQAREWIQLFNGRDLSGWKVKLAGSELGDNFGNTFRVEDGVMKVAYDRYDSFGNRFGHIFYDRPFSNYLIRVEYRFVGEQCPAGESWAFRNSGIMVHCQSPESMRVEQNFPVSVEVQLLGGDGVNERQTANLCTPGTHVVLDGELWTQHCLNSSSKTYHGDQWVTVEVEVRGNELIRHKVDGQVVLEYTRPQLDDSDEDARRLLEGGSALMLDGGYISLQAESHPIEFRTVELMLLAE; encoded by the coding sequence ATGATGAGACCGTTGCGGAGTGTTGTCGCTGTCGTATGCGCGTTTGTTATTGCCGCCGCTGCCGCCTGCGGCCAAAGCCAGTCGCCGGAAAAAGAGCAGGAGCAGGCGCGGGAGTGGATCCAGTTGTTCAACGGACGGGACCTTTCGGGGTGGAAAGTGAAACTGGCCGGCAGCGAGCTGGGAGACAATTTCGGCAATACGTTCCGGGTGGAGGACGGCGTGATGAAAGTCGCCTACGACCGCTACGACAGTTTCGGCAACAGGTTCGGCCACATTTTCTACGACCGTCCGTTCTCGAACTACCTGATCCGCGTGGAATACCGGTTCGTGGGCGAACAGTGCCCCGCTGGCGAGAGCTGGGCGTTTCGCAACAGCGGGATCATGGTCCACTGCCAGAGCCCGGAGAGCATGAGGGTGGAGCAGAATTTCCCGGTCAGTGTCGAGGTCCAGCTCCTGGGCGGAGATGGTGTCAACGAACGGCAGACCGCCAATCTCTGCACGCCCGGCACCCACGTGGTGCTGGACGGCGAACTCTGGACCCAGCACTGCCTCAACTCCAGCAGCAAAACCTATCACGGTGACCAGTGGGTAACAGTGGAGGTGGAGGTACGCGGCAACGAGCTGATCCGGCACAAGGTCGACGGGCAGGTTGTGCTGGAGTATACCCGGCCCCAACTGGACGACAGCGACGAGGACGCGCGGCGGCTGCTGGAGGGCGGGAGCGCTCTGATGCTCGACGGCGGCTATATCTCGCTGCAGGCCGAGAGCCATCCGATCGAGTTCCGCACCGTGGAGTTGATGCTCCTTGCGGAGTAA